The following coding sequences lie in one Rutidosis leptorrhynchoides isolate AG116_Rl617_1_P2 chromosome 4, CSIRO_AGI_Rlap_v1, whole genome shotgun sequence genomic window:
- the LOC139842522 gene encoding uncharacterized protein — protein sequence MEQKFENLNYSEGCFMQRPPLLESEGFCYWKQRFETYVCAKDIDFWNIITKGNYVPTTLNDDRKTRTIVPEENWSKEHKECVSKNYQAKLVLFNALPRKEYERVFMLDTAKEIWDSIIITHQGNSQVIENKTELLIAQYEQFAILDNEKIDSAYARFNNTCSSLKALGTMYTNKQYVRKFLRALPSKWRPKVTAIDESKDLEKLTLDELMGNLKVHEVILEKDEEADKIKKEKFKSIALKAKANEECEYDDDDDDILNDSEQLAFIVRSFKKFYRRPGNNVRAPMDSRKAPFEPKKKFVRKCFGSGDPNHLISECPKRKNEKAFLGGAWDDEEEETQDEEKEACLMAIESLNSEDNKETCLVGQTKSEVSPNLLNLT from the coding sequence atggaacaaaaatttgagaacttgaactatagtgaaggTTGCTTCATGCAAAGGCCTCCACTACTTGAGAGTGAAGGATTTTGCTATTGGAAGCAAAGATTTGAAACTTATGTTTGTGCTAAAGATATAGACTTTTGGAACATAATAACTAAAGGAAACTATGTCCCGACTACGTTAAATGATGATAGAAAAACTAGGACAATAGTACCCGAAGAAAATTGGTCTAAGGAACATAAAGAATGTGTAAGTAAAAACTATCAAGCCAAACTAGTTTTATTCAACGCTTTGCCTAGGAAAGAATATGAAAGAGTTTTTATGCTTGATACGGCTAAAGAAATTTGGGATAGTATTATTATCACCCATCAAGGAAATTCACAAGTGATAGAAAACAAAACAGAATTACTTATAGCTCAATATGAACAATTTGCTATTTTAGATAATGAGAAAATTGATAGTGCTTATGCTAGATTTAACAATACTTGTTCAAGTCTAAAAGCTTTAGGTACTATGTATACAAACAAGCAATATGTTCGAAAGTTTCTAAGAGCCTTGCCCTCAAAATGGAGACCCAAAGTAACGGCCATAGATGAATCAAAGGATCTAGAGAAACTAACCCTTGATGAACTCATGGGAAATCTTAAAGTCCATGAGGTCATCTTGGAAAAAGATGAAGAAGCGGATAAGATCAAGAAAGAAAAGTTCAAGTCAATTGCTTTGAAAGCCAAAGCAAATGAAGAGTGTGAgtacgacgatgatgatgatgacattctAAATGATAGTGAACAACTTGCATTTATTGTTCGATCATTTAAGAAGTTTTATCGGAGACCGGGAAATAACGTTCGTGCTCCAATGGACTCAAGAAAAGCTCCATTTGAACCCAAAAAGAAGTTTGTAAGAAAGTGTTTCGGGTCTGGTGATCCAAATCACTTGATAAGTGAATGTCCCAAGAGGAAGAATGAAAAAGCTTTTCTTGGAGGAGCATGGGATGATGAGGAAGAAGAAACTCAAGATGAAGAGAAGGAAGCATGTCTCATGGCAATCGAAAGCTTAAACTCTGAGGACAATAAAGAAACGTGCTTGGTTGGTCAAACCAAGAGTGAGGTATCTCCAAACCTTTTGAATTTAACATAG